The genomic region GCTGAGCGAGCGCTTGATCACCCGCCACATGACGGTCCGTCGGGGCAGGTCCAGCCAGACCAGGGTGTCCGCCCGGCGCCACAGCAGGTCACCCAGCGCCCCCTGGTACTGCTCCTCGCAGACCCAGGCCTCGCCCGCCGTGAACTGCTCCACCTCGGCCTCGAACTCCGGCCGCTTCACCCAGCCGGGCCCGTGGTGCAGCGCGTCCAGTTCCACCCTGGGCAGCCCGAACCGGGCCGCCAGCTCGGTCGCCATCGTGGTCTTGCCCGCACCCGAGATGCCCGCGACGATCACCCGTTCCATGCCGCCCATCATCACCTGTCCTCAGCACAGCCATCCTCATCACCGCCGTCCTCGTCACCTCCGGGCCGGCGGCGCCGGAACCACCAGCACCGGGCAGGCCGCGTGGTGCACGGCGGCCGTGCTCACCGAGCCGAGCAGCAGTCGGCTGAAGCCGCCGTTGCCGCGCGTGCCGATCACCAGCGTGTGCTGGCCCACCGAGCCGGCCAGCACCACCTCGACCACCTGGCCGAGCACCACATGAAGCGTCAACTCACCCTCGAAGGGCCGGTGTCGGGCCCGCTCCACCAGGCCGACCGCGCGGCGCAGACCGTCGCCCATGCTGCCGTTGAGCTGCTCCACGCTCTCCTGCATCAGCTCGGCCATCCCGGGCGGGTAGCCCCCGGGCGAGGGGTTCACCACGCCCAGCACGTACAGCGGCAGCTCGTACCGCTCCGCCTCGGTCATCGCCCGGTCCAGCGCCCAGAGCGAGCCGTCGGAACCGTCGCAGGCCGCCAGGATGCCGGGCGGGGTGGGGGTCGGGGCGGAGGTGGAGACGGGGATCGGGTCGACGGCCGGCTCGGTGGTGGTCATGCAGCCCATGATGGGTCGGCCGATGGTGGAAACTGGTGATTGACGGACCATCAGCGGGAGAGGGTGCGGGGTTGAACGGCTCGACGGTGCAGGACTTCGACCGGCGGATCGACCCCTACCGGTCGGAGCTGCTCACGCACTGCTACCGGATGCTCGGTTCGGTGCACGACGCCGAGGACCTGGTCCAGGAGACCTGTCTGCGGGCC from Kitasatospora azatica KCTC 9699 harbors:
- a CDS encoding universal stress protein, which codes for MTTTEPAVDPIPVSTSAPTPTPPGILAACDGSDGSLWALDRAMTEAERYELPLYVLGVVNPSPGGYPPGMAELMQESVEQLNGSMGDGLRRAVGLVERARHRPFEGELTLHVVLGQVVEVVLAGSVGQHTLVIGTRGNGGFSRLLLGSVSTAAVHHAACPVLVVPAPPARR
- a CDS encoding P-loop NTPase family protein, which translates into the protein MERVIVAGISGAGKTTMATELAARFGLPRVELDALHHGPGWVKRPEFEAEVEQFTAGEAWVCEEQYQGALGDLLWRRADTLVWLDLPRRTVMWRVIKRSLSRVAFRRELWNGNRETWRGLLLDPEHPVRWAWARHGVKRKNTAERLAAHPHLEVVRLSSAGEAQRWLGTISGERTRE